In the genome of Sporocytophaga myxococcoides DSM 11118, the window TCACGTGTAGGCGATAATATCAAAGCTCTAGGCTTTTTTACCATACCTTGATTTTTATTCTGTAATATCTGAAGTATAGGAATTGCAAATGCAGCAGTCTTACCTGTACCTGTTTGGGCACATGCTAAGATATCTCTTCCTGATAAGATATAAGGAATGGCTTCTTGTTGAATAGGTGTCGGTTCTATATAACCTTCATTATCTAATGCTTCAAGTATTGATGCTATCAGATTTAAATCTTTAAATGATTTTGACATAAAATGTGAACTTGATTGTTATGGGAAGAGAACTAAAGTGGATCTACTTACTAAAAGTAGCTATACTAAAAATAGAAGTCTTCTCGGTGAGAAATAATTTATACTTACAGACAATTAAAACCCATAAAGAGTTCAAACTTTTAGTTAAGGTAATTAAATCTGTATGCTAAGACGTAAGGAAAGGACAACAACAAGGAGAAGAATTTTCGTTGTAGTACGATGCTAATGCTATAACAAAAGTAAGCGATATTATTGACATTTCCTATTTATTTTTTTATTTAGACTCCATTATCTGGCTTTCTGAACAAAGAATATCTACATTTGATTATCTCCAGAAGATAGTATTAGATTTGGAAAATCTCGCTGGTTCTCCTTGATGGTCGCATAAACATCAAATTCTGCCTCCCACTCATAAGATCAATAATATTTTTACTTATAGTTTAAACCTCTTTAAAATGATCATTATCGTATTCTTTTTATTTCATTGGTATCTTTCTTTATTTATGCAGACCTTTTTTCTTCATCGATATGGAGCTCATAAAATGTTTCATATGAATAAATTCTGGGAAAAGGTATTTTATATAAGTCTGTATATATTTCAAGGCTCTTCATTTCTTACACCCAGGGCTTATGGAATCATGCACCGTAAGCATCATGCCTTTAGTGACACAATAAATGATCCTCATTCACCTCATAATCATAAGTCCGTTTTTGGAATGATGTGGACGACCAGAAAAATTTATAATAATTTAGTAGATAGAAAAGACATAGAAGAAGAAAGATTTACTTCTGATATACCTGAATGGAAACTGATAGATAATCTGGGAGAAAATGGATTATCAAGAATAGGTTGGGGCATTATATATATTACCTTCTACATCATTTTTGCCACTCAATGGTGGATGTATCTCTTGTTGCCCGTTCACTTTCTTATGGGTGCTGTTCATGGCGCCATTGTCAACTGGTGTGGGCATAAAGTAGGTTATACTAATTTTAACAATAACGATAAATCCAAAAATTCGCTTATAATTGATTTTATAATGATGGGAGAACTATTTCAGAATAACCATCACAAACACTCTAAGAATCTTAATTTTTCATCTAAATGGTATGAGATAGACCCTTCTTATCCAATCATTAAATTATTCTCTTTTTTTAGAATAATTCGTTTTAAGCCATCTATCATCTAATTCATAAAAGTAAATCTATCTAATTAACAACAAACATAAGCGAACAATGTCTTCAAGATTTGTTCGCTTATATAAGTTAGCTTTGTTTGTTATTTTCTGTTTTCCTGCTGCTTTTTATAGAGTCTTATATTAAATGTCTCTTTAGTTGTTATTTTATCATTAAAGTCTTCTCCTGAAATGGTAATAGACAGATGCCACGGAATAAAAGAAAGATAAAGCCGTCAAAAAAGGATTGGATATTCGCCTTTCAATGAGAGCAACATGATTGGGTAAATCGGATTTTTCCTTAACCCATTCATGACAACCTTCAATGGAAAGTTCTACTTATATGATTACTGGGCTTGAGATAAAAGTAAGAGCCAAAAAAATTTAAAAGCGGCAAACAAAGAATCGAATAATAAACTGTCTCTCATAATTCTCAAAAGATTTGTGTATGGGCCACTGTCAAAAAAAACTAAATATAGTTGCACATGGAAAGTAACATTTTTCATAGGTATTCTCATTAGTTTTTATGTTTAAAGATGATCTCAGATATGCAGCTGTCTTTCGTTATATTAGAACTATCTATCAAGTAAAAATCCGTTTTTTTAAACAGCGGAAATATATCTAGACTGGCGTATTGATCATGAACTAAACGTCATTGCACAATAAATCCAATAGTCCTGAAATGAGTCGGTGTCAATATCTTCATCAGATAAACTCCTGTTCCTAACGGCAGTGAGAAGTTAAGAAGGTAATTCTCTTGTCCATTATAAGAGGCCTTTGAAATTGGAAGACCTTGAGAATTGATAATCTCAATATCTATAGCTTGCTCTTTATCTAAATCAATTTGAGCATTGAATATTCCATTGTTAGGATAGGGAATATGATTCTAAGCCTGGCGCATTTAATTAAGTTAAGGATATATAAGACATATTGTGCGTACTTATAAGATTACTTTTACCAATAACCAGACAATAACGGAGACGGAACGTATCTTTAAGGAACATGAGCTAAAGGCAGTAAAAACAAATTTCATCAAGAAACAAGATAAAACCATTTGCATCTGGACTGTGGCAAGGAATGAAAGCAAACACAAAATATTTACCGAAAGGCTGCTTTTTTTAACTGGAGTTTTAGAATATGAATATTAGGAGAGAAAGCATTTTGCTTTTTTTACTAAACTCACTTATGCTTGATTTTTTTGTGCTATGGATAGATTTCGGCTGAGAGGCTGAGGAATTAGAGAAATTAAAGTTAACAAACTAGGGTGTTTTGACTATCATTCATTAATCAACATTACGGCTTGTGAGCCGCAGGTCGAAATGTTGATTAATTAGCTCTAAAAGAGCACGCCTAACAGGTCTCTTAATCCTGTTAGGCGCTCTTCTTTTGGTAATTTTATTTCCTTTATTTTATAATCTTGTGTTGAACAGCCCCTGTTCCATCATTTAATTCCAATAGGTAAATACCTGCAGGAAGTGAAGAGAAATCCATTTCAAATGCGGCGGCCCCACTTTTTTCAGTAGATAAAACTTCTATTCCTTGCATATTTAAAAGCTTTACTGACAAAGTTTCACTTTTACCCGTATTTGGAATAATATGAAGAAGACTTTGAACAGGATTTGGATAAACTGCAAATTCATTTTCATCTGCATTTTTCACTGATGAAACTACGCCTGTTACTGTTCCCTGTACATCTAACGTTTTAAATTCAGCAGTAGAAGCGCTAATAACCACTTTGTCATTATAGCTTGATGCATTAGCAGTGGCAGCCAATCGAATGTAAATTCTTTTTGACGCAATATTTCCACTTACAGGTGCCAGGCTTAAACTATTTGAATAGCCTGTGGTTGCCGAAAAAGACAATTCAAATCCTGCCGGGGCAGTTATAGTCATGCTTTCTGTCAGGTTAAATCCTTTTACATTAAAGGACTGACTAGGTGAAACAGATCCATATTCAGCTTGGAATGGGCTCAAAGAAGGCTTGGATATCTTTCTGATATTATTATATTCAGAAATATAAATATTACCATTAGACCCCACTACCAAAGCATTAGTAGCACTGAAAGTAGCTGAGGATCCCAGACCATCTGCAGTACCGGAGGTTCCCGTTCCCGCAATAGTCGTGACGATGCGAGCAGGTGTCATTTGTCTGATTTTGTAGTCCAGACCATCTGCTATGTAAAAGTTGCCATCTTTACCCCTTGTAATACCTGATGGGTAATAAAAACCTGCAGAAGATCCTACTCCATCTGCGCCAGAAGTGCCGCCGCCCGCAAACACACTGTATTCATTATTTGGTGTTATTTTTACTATTTGATGATAATTGTTATCAACCACATAAATATTCCCGGCATCATCAAGAGCAATTCCTTTCGGATTTTTGAAATAAAATGGAAGAGATGTAACTACGCCTTCCGGACTAATTTTTCGAATCTTGTTATTCCCTACATCGCATAGATAAATGATACCCGACACATCAATAGCCATCATTGAAGGGTTATAAAATAAAGCCTGGCTTCCAGTTCCGTCAGCATTTCCAGAGAATGATCCCCCAACGAATGTTGATACAATGCCATCCGGTGTAATTTTTCGAATTACATTGTTGCCATATTCGGAGACATATAGGTTTCCGGCAGCATCAAAAACTAATCCTTGAGGGTTGTTAAATGTTGCAGTAGCTACTGGTCCATTCGCAGCCCCTTTAGTTCCGGTACCTGCATAGGTAGTTACTTCACCATCTGGAGTAATTTTTCTAATTCTGTGATTAGTGTAATCTGCTACAAAAAGATTGTCATTTTTGTCTAGTGCAAGACCATAAGGGGTATTAAACCTTGCATCCACTCCTTTACCATCCTGAAGACCTGATGTTGCTGTACCTGCAAGTGTAGAAACAATAGGATCAAAGTGAATAACTGATTTCATTGGTGATACATATGCCTCAACAGGAATTCTCAGAATTTCCGCTCCTAAAGATGAAACAATTATTGTATCAAATATGGCCCCCACAGGAGCTGTAGATTTTGTTCTTATTGATAAAGTGAAATTCGCAGTTCCGTTTGTAGGAATAATACTCAAACTGTTTAAAAAAGATACATAGGAGGAAACTTCCAGATTAGCAGTACCCGTTACAACCAGATTATTGGTAAGTGCAGCAGCGATTACCGGGAAATCAACTTTAGCTGAAGGAGAACCTTGTATTCCATATAGCCCAGGCATTTGATATGCACTTAACTTTCTGATTTTACCACTTCCTACGTCAGCTACATAAACATTTCCTTTTAGATCAGTAGTGAGCCCTTGAGGAGAACTAAAAACAGCACTGGTACCAACACCATCCACTGATCCTGAACTCGAAGCACTTCCTCCCAGTGTTACGACAACACCTGTTGGCAATATCTTTCTAATCATATAATTATTCATATCAGAGACATAGATATTGCCTTCAGCATCTACGGTAAGCGCAGAAGGGTAATTAAACTTTGAGCTTAATGCATTTCCATCAAGATATCCTGCTGAAGTTCCTGCAATAATAGAAATTGTACCATCAGCAGTTATCTTCTTAATCTTTTGATTTGATTGATCAGCTACATAAATATTTCCATTTAAATCAGCAGCTACTCCGGAAGGATAGTTGAAAGAAGTTGCTCCTACTGTGGAGACGATCAGGTCAGTGCTGATCTTTCTTATTTTACTGTTATTTTTATCTGCTACAAAAATATTTCCATAGATATCAATTGCTATGCCGCTTGGATTATAAAATTGGGCTGAAGCTGCTGCTCCTTCAAGAGATCCTGAAGTGCCTGTTCCTGCAATAGTACTTACCTCTCCATCCTGAGTTACCTTTCTTATTCGGTGGTTATTTGAATCTGTGATATATAGATCCCCATTTTTGGCTATTGCAATACCAGATGGATAACTAAATTTAGCTTCAATGCCTTTTCCATCAGCAAAACCACTTGTGCCAGCACCTGCCAGAACAGTTATGGTTCCATCTTTGGAGATTTTTTTAATTACATGGTTCGAGCCATCCGCAACAAATAAATTTCCGTCAGAATCTGCTACTACGCCAACAGGCTTTAATCCTGAAGCAATTGTACTAACATATATTCCCTTCATAATAGTCGGAGAAGCAGTATTGGGAATTGTTTCCCCTGTAAAATTCAATATTACATCCTGGGCTCCTGATGATGTAATGGAAATGGTTCCATTGTTTGTCCCAGGTTTAGCTGTGTTAGAGATTCTTATAAAAATTTCTACTGATATAATCGAACCGTTTGTGGCTGTTAAATTTAATGAACTGGCAAAGCCTGATGTTGATGAAAGAGATACTTCGTAACCATCTGAAGCAAGTATGTTTAAATTTCCAGTTAAAGAAGTGGCGCTTATAGCAATGGATTGATTAGTTGATGGATAATTTTGAACGGATGAAAAGGCTTTAAAAGAAACTGGGGCTATTTTTCGAATACAACTATTATCCGACACATAAAGAGCACCATCAGGACCAAATTCTACATCACTGACAGATCTGAAAGATGATTTACCACTAAGACCATCTGTATATGCAGAAGTACCATTGCCTGCAAAAGTAGATACAATGCCATCTGGAGATATTTTCCTTACTCTATAATTGTAACAATCTGCAACATATATATTACCAGATGCGTCAAGAGTGAGACCACTTGGTCTATCAAATTTGGCAGTGGCTGCACTCCCATTTGCAAAACCTTCTTCACCTGTTCCTGCTACAGTTGTAACAACACCTTGAGGTGTCACTTTTCTAATCCTGCTGTTTAGGTAATCGGCTACATACAAGTTGCCCTGAGCATCAATATCTATTCCCATTGGCATATTAAAGCTTGCTGCAGTTCCTGTACCATCAGCAAATCCTGCCACGCCATTGCCAGCAAAAACAGTTACAAGTCCCTGTGGTGTTATCTTTCTGATCTGGTGATTGAATTCGTCAGTAACAAATAAATTTCCATTTTTATCAAAAACAGCACTATATGGTTGGTTAAACTTTGCCGACCCTCCGACACCATCTACATTGCCATAGTCAAGGCTTCCTGCAAAAGTTGTTACATTGCCCGAGGTAGAAATTTTTCTTATCTGGTGATTTCCATTGTCTGCAACATAAGCAATGCCGTCAGTGGAAAAAATAAGATCGGTAGGCTGGCTGAATTTGGCAACAGAAAGATTACCGTTTGCAAAACCCTGAACTCCATTTCCTGCATAAGTACTTACCACGCCATCCGGAGTTACTTTTCTGATGATGGATCTGTTTATGTTGTCTGCAACATAAAGGTTACCTTTTTGGTCAAAAGCCAAGCCCATGGGATCAAAAAATTGTGCAATACTTTTTGGACCATCGGTATACCCGGAAAGACCCGTTCCCGAGAATGTTGTCACCTGATTGTCTAATGTAATCACCTGGCCTTTTACCTTTACCTGTAAAAGTAAAAGCAAGGCAAAAATTACTTTTAACTTCTGAACTGAATTAATCTTAATCATGATTTTTCATTTAGTCACTATAAAAATATTTTTAAAAAATATATACGTTAAAATCTGTATTTTTTTTACAAATGTAAAAATAAGTGTTCAACTGCGCAATTTGGTGTAGAATATACGGGCTTTTTAGAATTGGGGTTGGTAAGTATAGAGCGTTTAAATTCTGAAAAATAATTGGAAAGGTGCAGCCGCTATAGGTTATACAATGTTATCTTCAGTTTCTTTGTTTCTCAAACCATTCAAGTTGATTTTTTATTCGCTTGAGAATATTCTCGTCAGAATCTCCATGAATGTCTCTTAATCTAAAATTTTCTTTTGCAGGATCACCCTTGTCCATAAACTCCATAATGCCTAAATTGAAAAGAGCCTGCCCAAACCTTTGATCATAATGTTTAGCCAAATAGTCAGAAATTAAATTTAGTATTTCCTGATGTTCCTGTTTAGGGTTTGATTTATTCCATTCAAAATCAAATTCATCTTGATTAATTTCAAATTCTTTGAATTCATCTAAATCTAATGGTTGGCTTCCAAGTCCTCCATAATCATCAAATCTTTTATCTAAATGATATTTCAGTCGGTTCCCATTATCATACAATTCAATTTGTTTAACAGCATACCCGTTATCCTCCACTTCAAAATACCAAATAGATGTTCCCCATGAATCAAATTCATCACCTCTTGTTTCATTCCATTTTCTTTTGAAGTATCTATTCATTTTATTAAAGATAACGTCGATTATAAAAAAAAGTGCCAGGATTTAAAGAGCGTCCCTACCCTCTAGTAGCCCGCCAGCATGGCCATAATTTACAATTAAAATCCATGCGAGTTTTATAGATCATCAGTTAACTCTTCTTCTGAAGCCAGGCATTTTTTTTATATAATGTTGCCTGAAGCGCTAATTTATTAAATCGCCGTAGGAAATTCTTTAGCTACTAGTTCATCAAGGGATTCTTGTGGCTCTTGATTCTTCATTCTATTTAAAATTGCCATTGTTTCCCTATATTCCATAGCTTCTGGTAATCTTATAAACTCAGCATCAATTCCCAATTCTTTTATTTTTGCCTCAATCTCTTCAATTGACACATTAAAGAATTCACGTTTAGAATTAATCATATTCACTTTTCTATCAGAAAAAGCTTTATGCAATTCATTCTCTAAAGTCGGTGCTTCGTCAGAGAAAATCATAGAATGTATATCAAATTGAAATGGAACAGATGCATCTCCAAGCTCTTTTACCCTGTCAGTCGGTTCTAACCTCCTTGTCATTCCAATCTTAAATACATTCTCTCCAAATGAACCAATATTAGAAATTATATAAACATGCCCCCTTTTAGTTTGTTGAGCCATAGATAGGGCTCTCTCTTTTCGCTCATGTGCCTCCTTTAATTCATTTTCAAGTAATTCAATTTTCATTAGTAGCTTTTGTTGCTTTTCACCCGTTAATTCTGCCACCTCTTTTCGAGCCTTTTCTAACGCCTTTTGATAATTCGCTTCATCTTTTTCAGCTTGCTTTTGAGCTTGTTCAAACTCTCTTCTTGCTCTTTCTTCATCTCTTAATTCTTCTTGAGCCAACCTTAATGTCTCTTTTTCCTTTTGTCTTTTAAGCTGATATTCATGTTCAAGGATTAACTCTTGTATTTTTAATTCTAAATATGGTCTTTGAATTGATGCTGTATAATTATCGCCTAATTTATTTATTGCTTCAAATGATTTATTAATGCGTTCTTTCATTTGGTTTACATTGTTCCATTTTACTTTCGCAATCAATGCATCACATTCTCCATTAAATGCTCTCAGCATCAATTTAAGGACCTTTTTTGTTATTGCACGTCCCTTGGCCTCACTACCCTCCACACTCCAACTTGTCCTGCAAACTGCTGCCGTTTCATTAGCTATAAGTTGCTTTTGCTTTTCAATAATATTGTTTTGTTCAGCTCTATAGTCATCCGACTTTTCGAAATCATAAACAGGTTCATATATTCCAAATTCTACAAGGTCAAGCTTATTTTCATATACCCCTATTTCTTTACGTAAATTAGTATATATGCTTAAGGCTGTTCGATAATTAGCTTTTAAATTTTCATATTCAGTTTCAACTGTAAGAATCTCATTATTTTTAGCAGAAATTTCAGATTGCAATTTCTGCTTG includes:
- a CDS encoding T9SS type A sorting domain-containing protein: MPYPNNGIFNAQIDLDKEQAIDIEIINSQGLPISKASYNGQENYLLNFSLPLGTGVYLMKILTPTHFRTIGFIVQ
- a CDS encoding acyl-CoA desaturase, translating into MIIIVFFLFHWYLSLFMQTFFLHRYGAHKMFHMNKFWEKVFYISLYIFQGSSFLTPRAYGIMHRKHHAFSDTINDPHSPHNHKSVFGMMWTTRKIYNNLVDRKDIEEERFTSDIPEWKLIDNLGENGLSRIGWGIIYITFYIIFATQWWMYLLLPVHFLMGAVHGAIVNWCGHKVGYTNFNNNDKSKNSLIIDFIMMGELFQNNHHKHSKNLNFSSKWYEIDPSYPIIKLFSFFRIIRFKPSII
- a CDS encoding DUF4041 domain-containing protein, giving the protein MGLFDFLKKKEFEEIRFLKQQLEKYKPIIDVEKEAETIKQKLQSEISAKNNEILTVETEYENLKANYRTALSIYTNLRKEIGVYENKLDLVEFGIYEPVYDFEKSDDYRAEQNNIIEKQKQLIANETAAVCRTSWSVEGSEAKGRAITKKVLKLMLRAFNGECDALIAKVKWNNVNQMKERINKSFEAINKLGDNYTASIQRPYLELKIQELILEHEYQLKRQKEKETLRLAQEELRDEERARREFEQAQKQAEKDEANYQKALEKARKEVAELTGEKQQKLLMKIELLENELKEAHERKERALSMAQQTKRGHVYIISNIGSFGENVFKIGMTRRLEPTDRVKELGDASVPFQFDIHSMIFSDEAPTLENELHKAFSDRKVNMINSKREFFNVSIEEIEAKIKELGIDAEFIRLPEAMEYRETMAILNRMKNQEPQESLDELVAKEFPTAI
- a CDS encoding T9SS type A sorting domain-containing protein codes for the protein MIKINSVQKLKVIFALLLLLQVKVKGQVITLDNQVTTFSGTGLSGYTDGPKSIAQFFDPMGLAFDQKGNLYVADNINRSIIRKVTPDGVVSTYAGNGVQGFANGNLSVAKFSQPTDLIFSTDGIAYVADNGNHQIRKISTSGNVTTFAGSLDYGNVDGVGGSAKFNQPYSAVFDKNGNLFVTDEFNHQIRKITPQGLVTVFAGNGVAGFADGTGTAASFNMPMGIDIDAQGNLYVADYLNSRIRKVTPQGVVTTVAGTGEEGFANGSAATAKFDRPSGLTLDASGNIYVADCYNYRVRKISPDGIVSTFAGNGTSAYTDGLSGKSSFRSVSDVEFGPDGALYVSDNSCIRKIAPVSFKAFSSVQNYPSTNQSIAISATSLTGNLNILASDGYEVSLSSTSGFASSLNLTATNGSIISVEIFIRISNTAKPGTNNGTISITSSGAQDVILNFTGETIPNTASPTIMKGIYVSTIASGLKPVGVVADSDGNLFVADGSNHVIKKISKDGTITVLAGAGTSGFADGKGIEAKFSYPSGIAIAKNGDLYITDSNNHRIRKVTQDGEVSTIAGTGTSGSLEGAAASAQFYNPSGIAIDIYGNIFVADKNNSKIRKISTDLIVSTVGATSFNYPSGVAADLNGNIYVADQSNQKIKKITADGTISIIAGTSAGYLDGNALSSKFNYPSALTVDAEGNIYVSDMNNYMIRKILPTGVVVTLGGSASSSGSVDGVGTSAVFSSPQGLTTDLKGNVYVADVGSGKIRKLSAYQMPGLYGIQGSPSAKVDFPVIAAALTNNLVVTGTANLEVSSYVSFLNSLSIIPTNGTANFTLSIRTKSTAPVGAIFDTIIVSSLGAEILRIPVEAYVSPMKSVIHFDPIVSTLAGTATSGLQDGKGVDARFNTPYGLALDKNDNLFVADYTNHRIRKITPDGEVTTYAGTGTKGAANGPVATATFNNPQGLVFDAAGNLYVSEYGNNVIRKITPDGIVSTFVGGSFSGNADGTGSQALFYNPSMMAIDVSGIIYLCDVGNNKIRKISPEGVVTSLPFYFKNPKGIALDDAGNIYVVDNNYHQIVKITPNNEYSVFAGGGTSGADGVGSSAGFYYPSGITRGKDGNFYIADGLDYKIRQMTPARIVTTIAGTGTSGTADGLGSSATFSATNALVVGSNGNIYISEYNNIRKISKPSLSPFQAEYGSVSPSQSFNVKGFNLTESMTITAPAGFELSFSATTGYSNSLSLAPVSGNIASKRIYIRLAATANASSYNDKVVISASTAEFKTLDVQGTVTGVVSSVKNADENEFAVYPNPVQSLLHIIPNTGKSETLSVKLLNMQGIEVLSTEKSGAAAFEMDFSSLPAGIYLLELNDGTGAVQHKIIK